The following is a genomic window from Solanum stenotomum isolate F172 chromosome 4, ASM1918654v1, whole genome shotgun sequence.
accctagaataattaaggatattttaataaatttataaattacaatacagtacgatacaatcaaaccaaacaattaaaatgttattaaacaacaacaaacaatacagtctaaccaaacattgtatctaccatacaatagagtacaatacaatacaatacattatgaaacaatgggtaacaatgatccaaacagagtgttttaaaagtcaaattacgaaaaatgGATAAATATCAATGCACTTCTAATATTAAAgattatttaaaatacttattataaaatttataattaattttttattttattaaattaaaatatacatattcaaCTTTTctatcaatattatacatagatgaataaaaaataaattaaatattgataaaaCATTAACATAAcgattatataataaaaaatatcaaggaaaataaacttaaaaacaatttaacaaaattaaatcaatgcatacaaaaaaaactcattacaataataaataaatataagaaatatattaataagtatgtatatatatgacaGAGATATTTTGgtcttgaaataaataatttatgtttttacttctctttttttttttaaaaccaaaaattgtttttttacatttgaaagttgaaactgACTctaacaatataatacaatagaatgagtGGCaacatccaaacaaggtgtaaaggtatttttattaatatggtgattttcactattaatatattttacatcGCTTAATCTTGTCTCTTGCtcgaatttgattttttttttcttttttgcatcTTCGGTATGTTTTCGTATTTGAGCTAACTCAATTTGGGGTTTTAGGGTTAAGCCgccattgatgatattttgtaACTATATATGTGTTGTAATTTATAATTCGTTTGCTCATTTGTTCAACTATAACTATATATGTGCTCTAATTTCTAGTTGTTTTGCTCATTTGCTCAACTACAGAGCTAAAATTTGAGATATGGAGGCTATTTTGGCGACAGTATTGTTGGGTGTCTTGCTAGCTGTGTTCATTGTGATATTTCGACTGCGGAGTAAATCTGGTAAGCTTTTTAGCTGATTCTGTATAGGTTTTGTTAGAGCGGGGAATAGACGGGTGGTTTGCTAATATAAATTTGCATTTTTGTCGTGAGCTGGTTTTTGGAGTTGAGTTAGACTTaaatgtcatatctttacatagTATCATAGTCAGGTTCATGTTCATCATGTTTGCGCGCTTCTTGTGAGTGTAAAGGGATGTTAGAGTGGGTTAGAGTCCTACATTAGTTGGGAATGGATGTGGTTTGTTTATGTAGATTTGGGCAATCATTTTCTCATGAGTCAgcttttgaagttgagttaggcttaaatattatatctttaTATAGTGTTAGGGTCAAGTCTATCCCCGATTGGGATCTAGGTTCACGCTCTAGTTGGGTCTAGGTGTAAATGGATGTTTGAGTGGATTAGATTCCCCATTTGGTAGGGAAATGGACGGGTGGTTTACTTATATGTGACTTGGGCAATTGTCCTTTCATGAGTTATCTTTTGGGGTTGAGTCAGGTTTAAGTGTCATATCTTTATAGGTTTCAAGTTTGTAATGTTCTTATGCTCAGAAAGAATTTGATGTTTGATTATTTTCGTTTGTGTTCTACCACAGTTCAGCCGAAAAGAAAGGTTGCCTCAAATGCTCAGAACAAGGTACTTTAACTTACAGTCATATCACATATAATCTTTTTGGTTGTTTGAATAGGTCCTTGATAAGTTACTTTTGTTGTTAAATTCTAGACCTTTCATTTCAGTTGTTCACTTAATAACTATGCTTGTCAAGATAATAGTTTTAGTCGTTCTTACTGTAGGTAAAACAAATTCCATCTTGGTTCCAACTCAACTCCACAAAGCCTACACAAGTTGTCAAGATTTCCCAAAACCATATAAGGAAACTACAACTCATATACTACGTGGGATTTTAATACTGCCGGTAGGCTGAGGGTTGGACATCTAGAGGCTAGAGCATAGAGCATAGAGTATGATGATATGGATGGCCCAACTGGGTAGCCGAACACTAGGGAATAGGGATACTTCTATCTCTAATACCATGTTAAGAAAATGGACCTTGGCCTAACTTGAAGTTAGCTCAAGTTATAAGGATTACTCAAGATCATATACGGAGACTACAACCCATACAATTAATTAACTGATATgagcatttggagaagacaaAGAAACAGAAACTTACTGTTAATGGTTTGATATCTCAGATTTCTCCCGGTTTTTTGTAAAACACATGGATATATTAGTTTACTTTGTTGATTACTCCTCGTGTATTAGATTTATCTCTTTATAGATGATAGGTGATGCCCTGCTTGAACTATTCTTATTCTTAAACCTTGTTTGTAGGAGGGGGGgagagaggggggggggggNGGGGGGTCTATCCGAATCAAGCCTCTATTtctgaggtaggggtaaggtttgtgtGCACTCTGTCCCCTCCCCAAGTGGTGGCCGGGTGGGGTGAGGGGACGGTGGAATGTGTCTATGAAAGAAGGATAAACCTTAAAGGAAGGGAAGTCCTTTGAGAACAATAAATTGTGTGTTGGTGTTTAAAGCAATTGACAAGTCTTGCATCTATCGTAGTCATTTCTTGCGAGCGAATTATTTTGCTAGATAACTGCACAAAGCTTCATAACTGACCGatttgataattttcttttcttgtgcATATTGTTTGTGCACCAGCAGTTGTACAATCGCTTTCTCGTCTTTATATTTTCCATATGTTCTGTGATNTCTTGCATCTATCGTAGTTATTTCTTGCGAGCAAAATATTTTGCTATATAACTGCACAAAGCTTCATAACTGACCGatttgataattttcttttcttgtgcATATTGTTTGTGCACCAGCAGTTGTACAATCGCTTTCTCGTTTTTATATTTTCCGTATGTTCTGTGATTGTGCTgattccttttctttcttttgggaTGTGTTCTTTTAAACTGAAGGCAGTCAAATCATATAGCAAAGCTGAAGTTGCACGGCATAACAAGAGAACTGATTGCTGGATTATTATCAAAGATAAGGTCTTTTTGATTCTCTACTTGACCACATAAACCTTACTTACACTTGTGGAATATTAACCTTTTCTGGTCACATTCCTTTCATAATATACTCTCTTCTTCGCTTTTTTCTGTCTTTAGGTGTTTGATGTTACCTCGTATGTCGAAGAACACCCAGGGGGTGATGCCATCCTAGATCATGCTGGTGATGATTCAACTGAAGGTTTCTATGGGTAAGCCTTTGTCAAATATATCCTTCTTCCACTAATTCAGTTAACAACAACAGTGTAATCCTAGAAGTGGGGTCTGATGAGGCTAAGATGTATGCAGACGTTACcacttacccctacctttgtgggtagagaggttgtttccgatagacctcGGCTCAATCTTCCACTAATTCAGTTACAGTAGGAAAAAAACCTCTGAGGAGATAAATGTTTACAAAACAATATCCACATGTGTCTGTTTGCTCTAGCGTCCCTCCGATAATCCCTTATGGCTTGACACCAAGTGATTTTCCAACAAGTCCATATCCTTACAATCTTCCgggaaaatttattttctttttccagAGATAAGAGACTTAAAAGTAGCCTCTTAACTATGTAATCACTGATCATACTTGCTCCTATTCCATTTGT
Proteins encoded in this region:
- the LOC125862165 gene encoding cytochrome B5-like protein; the encoded protein is MEAILATVLLGVLLAVFIVIFRLRSKSVQPKRKVASNAQNKAVKSYSKAEVARHNKRTDCWIIIKDKVFDVTSYVEEHPGGDAILDHAGDDSTEGFYGPQHATRVFEMIDDFCIGDLEI